The following coding sequences lie in one Borreliella spielmanii genomic window:
- a CDS encoding tetratricopeptide repeat protein: MKKTIITALFYGLITNIYPTTTSTLKPDEQASKYTIEQLYQKSMLLKNSKKYNKAIANLKKIISMDQNQVDAHLLLSELEYLNKNWKKAIIKSQDYLKIIDFKDKKNFLDISWAYFLIGEVENSMDYIIKFFQSGKELFKENIFIAIDALFKKSIYHFINNEDAAFNIMLTSTFQLAFNDDTLFIIFLNNLEIIKQIPFYYFNRKKIKELYLQINTLKTIQNTRCGT, encoded by the coding sequence ATGAAAAAAACAATAATAACAGCGCTTTTTTATGGATTGATCACAAATATTTACCCCACAACAACATCAACATTAAAACCAGACGAACAAGCGAGTAAGTATACAATAGAACAACTTTACCAAAAATCAATGTTGCTAAAAAATTCAAAAAAATATAACAAAGCCATAGCAAATCTAAAAAAAATAATTAGCATGGATCAAAATCAGGTTGATGCTCATCTTTTACTCTCAGAATTAGAATATTTAAATAAAAACTGGAAGAAAGCAATTATCAAATCTCAGGATTACTTAAAAATAATAGACTTTAAAGATAAAAAAAACTTTTTAGATATCTCTTGGGCATATTTTTTAATAGGAGAAGTTGAAAATTCAATGGACTACATAATTAAATTTTTCCAAAGCGGTAAAGAATTGTTCAAAGAAAATATATTTATAGCAATTGATGCTCTTTTTAAAAAAAGTATTTATCATTTTATAAACAATGAAGATGCGGCATTTAATATAATGTTAACCTCAACATTCCAATTAGCATTCAATGACGACACTTTATTTATAATTTTTTTAAATAATTTAGAAATAATAAAACAAATACCTTTTTATTATTTTAATAGAAAAAAAATAAAAGAATTGTATCTGCAAATCAACACCCTAAAAACAATTCAAAACACAAGATGCGGAACTTAA
- a CDS encoding polyprenyl synthetase family protein: protein MQNKLFLKNIEKNINNIFSTTNFINLFKDKDLKFTFKIKKKTLDYIKAPAIEIISRGGKRIRPMIMILLAYALGLKEKNTKLIYKLSLLLELPHSGSLIIDDIEDNSLKRRGASAIHLIYGIDNSINTGNLIYFLPAKLIERSNLKENQKLMIYENFFTTLSNLHLGQGIDIKFHNESYIPSIKEYISLVELKTASLFGMASFIAAILTNNEDKAKKIYSTFLKLGVYFQIIDDIKNIKNKINGKEFGDDLLEGKKSLPIIYFLQEKKDEPKIISKFNQIKNAKKPTAKKEIFKLTEMINSSKSIKNSTIIALKYLTEFKTELNLYPLTNRYKNLLIDIVEQIKEGI from the coding sequence ATGCAAAATAAACTATTTTTAAAAAATATTGAAAAAAATATTAACAACATCTTTTCAACAACTAATTTTATAAATTTATTCAAAGATAAAGATTTAAAATTTACTTTTAAAATAAAAAAGAAAACCCTTGATTACATTAAAGCACCGGCAATTGAAATCATTAGCAGAGGTGGAAAACGAATAAGACCAATGATAATGATCCTTTTAGCATACGCATTGGGTTTAAAAGAAAAAAACACTAAATTAATATATAAATTAAGCTTACTACTTGAACTTCCTCATTCTGGAAGTTTAATTATTGATGATATTGAAGACAATTCGCTAAAAAGACGCGGGGCATCAGCAATACATTTAATTTACGGGATAGACAATAGTATAAATACTGGTAATTTAATTTATTTTTTACCTGCAAAATTAATAGAAAGATCAAATTTAAAAGAAAATCAAAAATTAATGATTTATGAAAATTTTTTTACAACTCTTTCAAATCTCCACTTAGGACAAGGCATTGATATTAAATTTCACAACGAATCATATATTCCAAGCATTAAAGAATACATTTCTTTAGTAGAATTAAAAACAGCTTCACTTTTCGGAATGGCTAGCTTTATAGCTGCAATACTTACAAATAATGAAGATAAAGCTAAAAAAATTTACAGTACATTCTTAAAACTTGGTGTTTATTTCCAAATAATAGACGATATTAAAAACATTAAAAATAAAATTAATGGTAAAGAATTCGGAGACGATTTACTTGAAGGGAAAAAAAGTTTGCCAATAATTTATTTTTTACAAGAAAAAAAAGATGAACCAAAAATTATTTCAAAATTTAATCAAATAAAAAATGCCAAAAAACCTACAGCAAAAAAAGAAATATTTAAACTAACAGAAATGATAAATTCATCAAAATCAATAAAAAACTCAACTATTATTGCTCTAAAATATTTAACCGAGTTTAAAACCGAACTCAATTTATACCCATTAACAAATAGATATAAAAATCTGCTAATAGATATTGTCGAACAAATAAAAGAAGGAATATAA
- a CDS encoding SAM-dependent methyltransferase, whose protein sequence is MYRLNDEYSQKAKREGYLARSVYKLIEINEKFSLFSYGNVLDIGASPGSFSQYAYKKLKRGVLVAVDINDITLRYVDNFYFIKGDVFSYDTVFKINTLGPYSLVISDAAPRTSGNRLIDTSNSFNLSMKIIDLSLEVLLKKGNLLVKVFQGGDEVQIFKKFEKYFKFVKKIRPKAVRKNSFEIYFLGKSFGK, encoded by the coding sequence GTGTATCGCTTAAATGATGAGTATTCTCAAAAAGCTAAAAGAGAAGGGTATTTGGCAAGGTCTGTGTACAAGTTGATAGAAATTAATGAAAAATTTTCTTTATTTTCTTATGGTAATGTTTTAGATATTGGTGCATCACCGGGTAGTTTTTCTCAATATGCTTATAAAAAGCTTAAAAGAGGCGTTCTTGTGGCTGTTGACATTAATGATATTACTCTTAGATATGTTGATAATTTTTATTTTATAAAGGGGGATGTATTTTCATATGATACAGTTTTTAAAATTAATACCCTTGGACCTTATAGTCTTGTAATTAGTGATGCGGCTCCTAGAACTAGTGGAAATAGACTTATAGATACTAGTAATTCTTTTAATTTAAGCATGAAAATAATAGATTTATCCCTTGAGGTTTTACTTAAAAAAGGAAATTTACTTGTTAAAGTTTTCCAGGGGGGAGATGAAGTGCAAATTTTTAAAAAATTTGAAAAATATTTTAAATTTGTAAAAAAAATTAGGCCCAAAGCTGTAAGGAAAAATTCTTTTGAAATTTATTTTTTGGGTAAAAGTTTTGGAAAGTAG
- a CDS encoding chemotaxis protein CheW, whose translation MFRKEIFEDRKSQLQVAGFKIGKESYGVSIEHIREIIKVPAEGVYAIPNVPEYIIGIYNLRGNIIPLINLNIKFGVPSISITEEDMLLTGYLIVKIKNKLLGIFVDRVLKVISFNDSRIQEPPATLQTLDRKYISGVVKLEEADNLESEYLVLIDIAKIFDKCEFDDIPYKDQHEE comes from the coding sequence ATGTTTAGAAAAGAGATATTTGAAGATAGGAAATCTCAGCTACAAGTTGCAGGTTTTAAAATAGGCAAAGAAAGTTATGGGGTGTCAATAGAGCATATTAGAGAAATTATTAAAGTTCCAGCAGAAGGGGTTTATGCTATACCAAATGTTCCTGAATATATTATAGGTATTTATAATCTTAGAGGCAATATTATTCCTCTAATCAATTTAAATATTAAATTTGGAGTTCCCTCTATTTCAATAACAGAAGAAGATATGCTTTTAACAGGATATTTAATAGTTAAGATTAAAAATAAACTTTTAGGTATTTTTGTTGATAGGGTTCTTAAAGTTATTAGCTTTAATGATTCTAGGATTCAAGAGCCTCCTGCTACTTTGCAAACTTTAGATAGAAAATATATATCTGGAGTTGTGAAGCTTGAAGAGGCTGATAATCTTGAGAGTGAATATTTAGTATTAATTGATATTGCAAAGATTTTTGACAAATGTGAATTTGACGACATTCCCTATAAAGATCAACATGAAGAATAA
- a CDS encoding NAD(+)/NADH kinase translates to MKNKVLLCINTLKSGASILGNDIRVYLETRYFVEVVLIDVSKPLLSFPKENFLFLITLGGDGTVLLAVNLLLENKNINIPIISINMGKVGFLADIKIEDFKKVIDRFFNNSLVINKKFLLHVTVCQHGKDLISKYALNDIIIRSSVLNKMIFVDLRVNSESFLSYKSDGVIVSTPTGSTGYSFSAGGPILEADLEGFLLTPISPHSVYNRSFVFSKLTKLSLSFSKEYFIAAASIFLDGIHFGSFGVDVVFEFEISSQCLNFVSFCTDTFVKRLKNKLL, encoded by the coding sequence ATGAAGAATAAGGTTCTTCTTTGCATTAATACCTTAAAGTCAGGAGCTAGTATTTTAGGAAATGATATTAGAGTTTATTTAGAAACTAGGTATTTTGTTGAAGTGGTATTAATAGATGTTAGTAAACCTTTATTATCTTTTCCAAAAGAAAATTTTCTTTTTTTGATAACTTTAGGAGGAGATGGAACAGTTCTTTTAGCTGTTAATTTACTTCTTGAAAATAAAAATATTAATATTCCAATTATTTCAATTAATATGGGCAAGGTAGGGTTTTTAGCAGATATTAAGATTGAAGATTTTAAAAAAGTCATAGATAGATTTTTTAACAATTCTTTAGTTATTAATAAAAAATTTTTGCTTCATGTAACAGTTTGTCAGCATGGTAAAGATTTAATTTCTAAATATGCTTTAAACGATATTATTATTCGCTCAAGCGTTCTTAATAAAATGATTTTTGTAGATCTTAGGGTTAATTCTGAAAGTTTTTTATCATATAAAAGTGATGGGGTAATTGTCTCTACTCCAACAGGTTCAACGGGGTATTCTTTCTCAGCAGGGGGTCCTATTTTAGAAGCAGATCTTGAGGGATTTTTACTCACACCCATTTCTCCCCATTCTGTTTATAATCGTTCTTTTGTGTTTTCTAAATTAACCAAACTTTCTCTTTCTTTTTCAAAGGAATATTTTATAGCAGCAGCATCAATTTTTTTAGATGGTATTCATTTTGGTTCTTTTGGAGTTGATGTTGTTTTTGAATTTGAAATTTCTTCTCAATGTTTGAATTTTGTTTCATTTTGTACAGATACTTTTGTTAAAAGATTGAAAAACAAATTATTATAA